CCCCGGCCGATCGGACAGGCGATCCGGCTCCGCGTCATCCTGTTGCCTCCGCGGCTCTGGATCCCGGGCTCCGCTGCGCGGCCCCGGGATGACGGGATTGGAGCTGCCGCCCCTGATGCCCGTCCTCACGAAACACCCGTCCACCGAGATCACACCATGACGCGAGACGCCGCCATCGCGCGCGCCACAGAGGCCTTCGACTCGGGCGCGTTCCTCGCGCTCCTGCGGGAGGCCGTGGCGATGCCCACCGAGAGCCAAGCCCCCGGCCAGGAGGCGGCGCTCCGCGCCTATCTCGACGCCTTCATCGCGCCGCTGGTCGCCCGCCTCGGCTTCGACGCGCCGAAGATCTTCCCGAACCCCGATGGGGTGCACGGCCCGTTCCTGATCGCCGAGCGTCACGAGGGCGCGGACCTGCCGACCGTGCTGATCTACGGCCACGGCGACACGGTGCGGGGCTATCCCGAGCAGTGGCGGGAAGGACTCGGGCCCTGGGAGATCGTGGTCGAGGGCGACCGTTGGTACGGGCGCGGCACCGCCGACAACAAGGGCCAGCACGTCCTCAACCTCGCCGCCCTGGAGCAGGTGATCGCGGCCCGCGGGGGCCGTCTCGGCTTCAACGTGAAGCTGCTGATCGAGATGGGTGAGGAATCGGGCTCCCCGGGCCTGCGGCCGTTCTGCCGGGAGCAGGCCGAGGCCCTGCGCTCCGACGTGCTGATCGCCTCGGACGGCCCCCGCCTCAACGGCGAGCGCCCGACCCTCTTCCTGGGCTCCCGCGGCGCCTACAATTTCGAGCTCAGCCTGAACCTGCGGGAGGGTCCGCACCATTCCGGCAACTGGGGCGGGCTGCTGCGCAACCCCGGCACGGTGCTGGCCTCGGCGATTGCCTCGATGGTTGACGCGCGCGGCAGCATCCTGGTGGACGCCCTGCGGCCACCGCCGATCCCCGACGGCGTGCGCGCGGCGCTCGCCGACATCCGCGTCGGCGAGGACCCGACCGCGCCGACGATCGATTCCGACTGGGGCGAGCCGGGCCTGACGCCGGCCGAGCGGGTCTTCGCCTGGAACACGCTCGAGGTCCTGGCCTTCAAGACCGGCGACCCGGACGGGCCGCTCAACGCCGTGCCACCCCACGCCAAGGCAACCCTGCAGCTGCGCTTCGTGGTCGGCACCGACTGGCAGAACCTCATCCGGAACGTCCGCGCCCATCTCGACGCGCACGGCTTCCCGATGATCGAGGTCCGGCCGGCCCGCGCCGCGGAGGTGTTTCAGGCGACACGGCTGCCCGTGGAGGATCCGTGGGTCGAGTGGGCCCTCGAGTCGATCGAGGCGAGCTCCGGCAAGAAGCCGGCGCTGCTGCCCAATCTCGGCGGCTCGCTGCCGAACGACGCCTTCTCGGAGATCTTAGGCCTGCCGACCCTCTGGGTGCCGCATTCCTACCCGGCCTGCCGCCAGCACGGGCCCGACGAGCACATGCTCGCCTCCGGCACCCGCGAGGGCCTGGCGATCATGGCCGGCCTGTTCTGGGATCTCGGTGAGGCCGGACCCGACATCCTCCGCCGCCGCAAAGCGAGGGCCTGACACGATGAGCGAGCCGGTCGTCCGCATCCGCGATCTGACGATCGCGCTCCCCAAGGGCGCCGACCGCCCGCACGCGGTCGAGGGCCTGAACCTCGACCTCGAGGCCGGGAAGATCCTGTGCGTGGTCGGGGAATCGGGCTCGGGCAAGTCGATGAGCGCCTACGCGCTCACGGGCCTCCTGCCCCGGGCGCTGAAGCCGACGTCCGGCACGATCCTGTTCGAGGGCCGGGACCTCCTGACCCTCGACGAGCCCGCGTGGCGCGGCCTGCGGGGCCGGCGGATCGCC
This window of the Methylobacterium tardum genome carries:
- a CDS encoding M20 family metallopeptidase, with amino-acid sequence MTRDAAIARATEAFDSGAFLALLREAVAMPTESQAPGQEAALRAYLDAFIAPLVARLGFDAPKIFPNPDGVHGPFLIAERHEGADLPTVLIYGHGDTVRGYPEQWREGLGPWEIVVEGDRWYGRGTADNKGQHVLNLAALEQVIAARGGRLGFNVKLLIEMGEESGSPGLRPFCREQAEALRSDVLIASDGPRLNGERPTLFLGSRGAYNFELSLNLREGPHHSGNWGGLLRNPGTVLASAIASMVDARGSILVDALRPPPIPDGVRAALADIRVGEDPTAPTIDSDWGEPGLTPAERVFAWNTLEVLAFKTGDPDGPLNAVPPHAKATLQLRFVVGTDWQNLIRNVRAHLDAHGFPMIEVRPARAAEVFQATRLPVEDPWVEWALESIEASSGKKPALLPNLGGSLPNDAFSEILGLPTLWVPHSYPACRQHGPDEHMLASGTREGLAIMAGLFWDLGEAGPDILRRRKARA